A window of Proteus columbae contains these coding sequences:
- a CDS encoding DUF3024 domain-containing protein, giving the protein MEKRRPAEHLRDELDLQYRIEDDSVIIFEIRQLIWSDGKVEEPIAKITYNRHSSSWSLLWMDKNSNWHHYDEKMLGSFSDAIQLVEENVCGYFFG; this is encoded by the coding sequence ATGGAAAAACGCCGCCCAGCAGAGCACCTGAGAGATGAATTAGATCTACAGTATCGTATCGAGGACGACTCAGTAATTATCTTTGAAATTAGACAACTAATATGGAGTGATGGCAAAGTAGAAGAACCAATAGCAAAAATAACATATAATAGGCATTCTAGTTCATGGTCTCTGCTTTGGATGGATAAAAATAGCAACTGGCACCACTACGATGAAAAAATGTTAGGTAGCTTCTCTGATGCAATTCAATTAGTAGAAGAAAATGTTTGCGGATATTTCTTTGGTTAG
- a CDS encoding CoA-binding protein codes for MVDSDIYDILRSVKTIALVGASNKEDRPSYKVMKFLLEQGYDVIPVNPGMSGQTLLGQPCYASLKDIPVAVDMVDVFRQSDVALEIAQEAIEINAKVLWLQIGVINEDAKNLAEDAGLRVVMDRCPKKEIEAHGLPW; via the coding sequence ATGGTGGATTCAGATATTTATGACATTTTAAGAAGCGTTAAAACCATTGCGCTTGTTGGTGCGAGTAATAAAGAAGATCGCCCAAGCTATAAAGTCATGAAATTCTTATTAGAACAAGGCTATGATGTTATTCCTGTCAATCCAGGTATGTCAGGGCAAACCTTATTGGGGCAACCATGCTATGCCTCATTAAAAGATATTCCTGTTGCTGTTGATATGGTTGATGTGTTTCGTCAATCTGACGTAGCATTAGAAATTGCGCAAGAAGCCATTGAAATTAATGCCAAAGTATTATGGTTACAGATTGGTGTTATTAATGAAGATGCTAAAAATTTAGCCGAAGATGCAGGGTTACGTGTGGTAATGGATCGTTGTCCAAAAAAAGAAATTGAAGCACATGGTCTTCCTTGGTAA
- a CDS encoding tyrosine-type recombinase/integrase, with product MKLTVKQVDSSKPKEKDYKLFDGGGLYLLVTKSGSKYWRLKYRIDGKEKVLAIGVYPTITLAEARKKRDDAKRQLSDGVDPNKIKKDKKRDSKFDGSNTFKSIALEWYEGRKDRWSEGYRNDMMEAFENDVFPYIGDRPIAEIKPLELLEVLSIMEKRGVTEKLKKVRQRCGEVWKYAIITGRAEYNPAPDLASAFIPHQRENYPYLLADELPEFLSSVDKYQGSQIVRTALNILMLTGLRPGELRKSEWSFIDFESKTWKLPEKIMKMGRVHVVPMSDQVISLLRQIQPISGDYQYIFPSRTNHKKHLSEMAINTMIGRMGYRGRATGHGFRHTMSTILHEKGFNTAWIELQLAHVDKNSIRGTYNHALYLEGRREMMQWYADYIDELRSKKK from the coding sequence ATGAAACTAACAGTTAAGCAGGTTGATAGCAGTAAGCCAAAAGAAAAGGACTACAAACTATTCGATGGAGGAGGTTTATATCTATTAGTTACAAAATCAGGAAGTAAATATTGGAGATTAAAATACCGTATAGATGGCAAAGAAAAAGTTCTAGCTATCGGTGTCTACCCAACAATAACTCTAGCGGAAGCCAGAAAGAAAAGGGATGACGCAAAACGGCAGTTATCTGATGGCGTTGATCCTAACAAGATAAAGAAGGATAAGAAAAGGGATTCAAAGTTTGATGGAAGCAATACATTTAAAAGCATTGCTCTAGAGTGGTATGAGGGAAGAAAAGACCGATGGTCTGAGGGTTACCGTAATGACATGATGGAGGCATTTGAAAATGATGTTTTCCCATACATTGGAGATCGCCCAATAGCAGAGATTAAACCTCTCGAATTGCTGGAAGTGCTTTCAATAATGGAAAAGCGTGGCGTTACAGAGAAATTAAAAAAAGTTCGTCAGCGCTGTGGTGAGGTTTGGAAATACGCCATCATCACTGGACGAGCTGAATATAACCCTGCACCAGATTTAGCCAGCGCGTTTATTCCACATCAACGAGAAAATTATCCATATTTATTGGCTGATGAATTGCCTGAGTTTTTATCTTCAGTAGACAAGTATCAAGGAAGTCAGATCGTAAGAACTGCTTTAAATATATTAATGCTTACCGGTTTAAGACCAGGAGAGTTAAGAAAATCAGAATGGTCATTTATAGATTTTGAAAGCAAAACATGGAAGCTACCAGAAAAAATAATGAAGATGGGCAGGGTGCATGTTGTGCCAATGTCAGATCAGGTAATTTCTTTACTACGTCAAATACAGCCAATATCTGGTGATTATCAGTATATCTTCCCTAGTCGAACTAATCATAAGAAACATTTGTCTGAAATGGCAATAAATACAATGATTGGCAGAATGGGTTATAGAGGAAGGGCCACTGGTCACGGATTTAGACATACCATGAGTACAATATTGCATGAGAAAGGATTTAATACAGCGTGGATAGAGTTACAACTTGCTCATGTTGATAAAAACTCTATCCGTGGCACTTATAACCATGCGCTGTATTTGGAGGGTAGAAGGGAGATGATGCAGTGGTATGCTGATTATATAGATGAGCTGAGAAGTAAAAAGAAATAA
- a CDS encoding DUF2591 family protein, which yields MNSYNKYTDLQINELVATRLKKKCLLTEESVLAYMDSGYRTFDPCNNPTDAMPIIIENEISMIKSSGGWMCCHGSVGQVERESLYRGAMELFLMIKDAKNEKI from the coding sequence ATGAATAGCTATAATAAGTACACCGACCTTCAAATTAATGAATTAGTTGCTACAAGGTTAAAGAAGAAATGCTTATTAACGGAAGAATCTGTATTAGCTTATATGGATAGCGGCTATCGGACTTTCGACCCATGCAATAACCCTACTGACGCAATGCCGATTATTATTGAGAATGAAATATCGATGATTAAAAGCTCAGGTGGCTGGATGTGCTGCCATGGTTCAGTTGGTCAGGTTGAGCGTGAAAGCTTATACCGTGGCGCTATGGAATTATTCTTAATGATTAAGGATGCGAAGAATGAAAAAATATGA
- a CDS encoding replicative DNA helicase, translated as MNQVPNNLMAEQNVIGGLLLDPQSDNAQSIFSLLKPEDFYARHHQIIYLTLREMYTQRMPIDIMTVTDCLESKGRINQSGGFAYLAEMARETPSIANIMAYAKKIRECSAQRFVIEKTVEIQKLMMVPSELSFTDKIEQAQRLLDEATSFGKMGRKTGLRRIDDVLDDVFTDICDRQDTPEKHRGLKTGFKDFDRLLSPKQIVIGSLFVIGARPKMGKTTVLTEMAKNVSQQGKPVLLFSMEMTDKQLVERTLAQQTQINSDKFYQKLEEYEWDRLCSAIGRLKDEPNIWVDDTPGMSLQHIRSESRRIKRKVGDIGFIGVDYLTLMQAGKADRNDIAYGEITKGLKILAKELNTVVVLLVQLNRGLENRADKRPVPSDSRDTGQIEQDCDYWLGIYRDAVYHDNADETLTEMILRLNRHGKTGTVYVDQQGLSITSVDQYMAAYRAQPKREPKRYCEKSF; from the coding sequence ATGAACCAAGTTCCGAATAATTTAATGGCGGAACAAAATGTTATTGGAGGACTCCTGCTTGACCCGCAAAGTGATAATGCGCAATCAATTTTTTCACTGCTAAAACCTGAAGATTTTTATGCCCGACACCATCAAATTATTTATCTCACCCTGCGAGAAATGTATACCCAACGTATGCCAATAGACATCATGACGGTGACGGATTGTCTGGAGTCAAAAGGCCGAATTAATCAATCAGGTGGTTTTGCCTATCTTGCTGAGATGGCAAGAGAAACACCGAGTATTGCTAACATTATGGCTTATGCGAAAAAAATCCGAGAGTGTTCCGCACAGCGTTTTGTTATCGAAAAGACGGTTGAAATTCAAAAACTCATGATGGTGCCAAGTGAGTTAAGTTTTACGGATAAAATTGAACAAGCACAACGCTTGCTTGATGAAGCCACGTCGTTTGGAAAAATGGGGAGAAAAACAGGGCTACGCCGAATTGATGATGTGTTGGATGATGTTTTTACCGATATTTGTGACCGCCAAGATACCCCAGAGAAACATCGAGGATTAAAAACGGGATTTAAAGATTTTGACCGCCTATTAAGCCCAAAACAGATTGTCATCGGTTCTCTGTTCGTGATTGGTGCTCGTCCAAAGATGGGGAAAACAACCGTTCTCACTGAAATGGCAAAAAATGTCTCACAACAAGGTAAGCCTGTATTGTTGTTCAGCATGGAAATGACGGATAAACAGCTTGTTGAACGGACACTAGCCCAACAAACCCAGATTAATTCAGATAAATTTTACCAAAAGTTAGAGGAGTATGAATGGGATAGGCTTTGCAGTGCCATCGGTCGCCTTAAAGATGAGCCCAATATTTGGGTGGATGATACACCCGGCATGTCCTTACAACACATTCGTTCTGAAAGTCGGAGAATTAAGCGCAAAGTCGGTGATATTGGGTTTATTGGTGTCGATTACCTCACTCTGATGCAAGCGGGAAAAGCTGACCGTAATGATATTGCCTATGGTGAAATCACTAAGGGGCTAAAGATATTGGCAAAAGAGCTCAATACGGTGGTTGTGTTGCTTGTACAACTGAATCGGGGATTGGAAAACAGGGCAGATAAACGCCCCGTACCAAGTGATTCAAGAGATACAGGACAAATCGAGCAAGATTGTGATTATTGGTTAGGCATTTATCGTGATGCGGTGTACCACGATAATGCGGATGAAACACTGACCGAGATGATTTTAAGACTCAATCGACACGGTAAAACAGGTACTGTGTATGTTGACCAACAAGGATTGAGTATTACATCGGTTGATCAATATATGGCTGCTTATCGCGCTCAACCGAAACGAGAGCCTAAAAGGTATTGTGAAAAATCGTTTTAA
- the hspQ gene encoding heat shock protein HspQ encodes MMTASKFGIGQQVRHKLLGYLGVVVDVDAEYSLDQPNEDDIASNVTLRAAPWYHVVMEDDEGQPVHTYLAEAQITYEVSDEHLDNDSLDELSQSIRSQLQAPRLRN; translated from the coding sequence ATGATGACCGCCAGCAAATTTGGGATAGGACAGCAAGTTAGACATAAATTACTCGGCTACTTAGGCGTTGTTGTCGATGTGGATGCTGAATATTCCCTTGATCAACCTAATGAGGATGATATTGCATCTAATGTGACCTTGCGAGCAGCACCTTGGTACCATGTTGTGATGGAAGATGATGAAGGACAACCTGTTCATACTTATCTTGCTGAAGCGCAGATAACCTATGAAGTTTCAGATGAACACTTAGATAATGACTCATTGGATGAGTTATCACAGTCAATTCGTAGCCAATTACAGGCACCACGATTAAGAAATTAA
- a CDS encoding helix-turn-helix domain-containing protein, with product MSMLLMAKAMQLQVGSTAQKMVLLKLADNANDKGECFPSYETIARHCEISRQSAINHIKSLCKKGFVRKVTRKTDKGHTSNLYILDLEAKSLDEGSQNTVPPSQNSVPEVVKEFDHGSQTVGLGGSQKFLPRTSQSFNQSINSKKLSSDDSKPAKQISINRQAKIPYQEIMQAFNESAGDRLPNAESLNDKRKRAISKFLKELKEPTVESAKNYFDYFMETASAWYFGENNRGWRANFDYLLRPETVLKTREGAL from the coding sequence ATGAGTATGCTTCTAATGGCAAAAGCCATGCAATTACAGGTGGGGAGTACAGCACAAAAAATGGTGCTACTGAAACTTGCCGATAATGCCAATGATAAAGGCGAGTGCTTTCCTTCTTATGAAACTATTGCACGTCATTGCGAAATTAGCCGTCAAAGTGCGATAAACCACATTAAAAGTTTATGTAAAAAAGGGTTTGTTCGTAAAGTTACGCGAAAAACTGATAAGGGGCATACTTCCAATTTATATATTTTGGATTTGGAGGCTAAATCTCTTGATGAGGGTAGTCAAAATACAGTACCACCTAGTCAAAATTCTGTACCAGAGGTAGTCAAAGAATTTGACCACGGTAGTCAAACGGTTGGACTAGGGGGTAGTCAAAAATTTTTACCCAGAACCAGTCAGTCTTTTAACCAGTCAATTAACTCTAAAAAATTATCGTCTGACGACTCGAAACCTGCAAAGCAGATTTCAATTAATCGGCAAGCTAAAATTCCTTATCAGGAAATCATGCAAGCCTTCAACGAATCAGCAGGGGATAGATTACCCAATGCCGAATCACTGAATGACAAACGCAAACGAGCAATATCCAAATTCCTGAAAGAGCTTAAAGAGCCCACAGTCGAATCAGCTAAAAATTATTTTGATTATTTTATGGAAACGGCGAGTGCTTGGTATTTCGGCGAAAATAATCGGGGTTGGCGAGCGAATTTTGATTATTTACTCAGACCTGAAACGGTACTCAAAACAAGGGAAGGAGCACTGTGA
- the ssb gene encoding single-stranded DNA-binding protein, whose protein sequence is MASKGVNKVLLIGHLGQDPEMRYLPNGDAVTNITLATSDSWKDKQSGETKERVEWHRIVIFGKLAEIAGEYLRKGSQVYIEGQLQTRKWQDQNGQDRYSTEVVVNINGSMQMLGNNNQAGRQSPQQNQGWGQPQQPQKPAQHQAPQSQPPMDFQEDDIPFAPIGHPYPRHTIYVI, encoded by the coding sequence ATGGCAAGTAAAGGTGTAAACAAAGTCTTATTGATAGGACATCTAGGTCAAGATCCTGAAATGCGTTACCTCCCAAATGGCGATGCGGTCACTAATATTACATTAGCCACCAGCGATTCATGGAAAGATAAACAATCAGGTGAAACCAAGGAACGTGTTGAATGGCATAGAATTGTGATATTTGGAAAGCTCGCCGAAATTGCTGGCGAATATCTGCGTAAAGGATCACAAGTCTATATCGAAGGTCAATTACAAACACGTAAATGGCAAGATCAAAATGGACAAGATAGATACAGCACGGAAGTTGTAGTGAATATTAATGGTTCAATGCAAATGTTAGGTAACAACAATCAGGCAGGTAGGCAGAGTCCACAACAAAATCAAGGATGGGGTCAACCACAGCAACCACAGAAGCCAGCACAACATCAAGCACCACAGAGTCAACCACCGATGGATTTTCAAGAAGACGACATTCCATTCGCGCCAATTGGACACCCCTACCCACGCCACACTATTTATGTGATTTAA
- the dcm gene encoding DNA (cytosine-5-)-methyltransferase gives MIYLSLFNGISAGRLALSRAGIKFDKYYIAEIDKFANKVSEFHYPDNIQLGDVNNWREWGIDWSSVGLVTAGFPCQSWSLAGKQLGDKDERGKLFWTTLDIMSHVLENNPDAKFMLENVKMKKEFEEYITLHTERALGYVNKTLINSSLLSAQNRQRYYWTNFEISQPEDKGILLKDIIDDDSITNKEKSYCIDANYSKGTNLSQYFNKSRRQVVFCGAIRGRYIINGVRQDHKIKTAGLTTQRLELRNDEKTNTLTTVQKDNVVVYRACEPREHVKQSKDGLIHVANATDIKGNEQIKRIYSDAGKAPTLSTCQGGHREPKVAIRNKSKTVRSSGRNSYDRHEWDSISNCHYRKLTPTECARLQTFPDGWCENIVSNSQSYKCYGNAWTVDVIAHIFKCAYRENKYEAIRPVVNYEQSCNANI, from the coding sequence ATGATATATTTAAGTTTGTTCAATGGAATATCCGCTGGTCGATTAGCATTGTCTCGCGCTGGGATTAAATTTGATAAATATTACATCGCTGAAATAGATAAGTTTGCAAATAAAGTATCTGAATTTCATTATCCAGATAATATCCAGTTAGGTGACGTTAATAATTGGCGTGAGTGGGGTATTGACTGGTCAAGTGTTGGGTTAGTTACTGCGGGGTTCCCTTGTCAGTCGTGGAGTTTAGCTGGTAAGCAATTAGGCGATAAAGATGAGCGCGGTAAATTATTCTGGACGACATTAGATATAATGAGTCACGTATTAGAAAATAATCCAGACGCTAAATTTATGCTCGAAAATGTAAAAATGAAAAAAGAGTTTGAGGAATATATAACGCTTCATACCGAACGTGCATTAGGTTATGTAAATAAAACTCTTATTAATAGTTCATTATTATCAGCACAAAATAGACAACGTTATTATTGGACTAATTTTGAAATTAGCCAACCAGAAGATAAAGGTATTTTACTAAAAGATATTATTGATGATGACAGCATTACCAATAAAGAAAAGTCATATTGTATTGATGCCAATTACTCGAAAGGAACAAATTTAAGTCAGTACTTTAATAAATCTAGGCGACAAGTTGTTTTTTGTGGTGCAATTAGAGGTCGTTATATTATTAATGGAGTAAGACAAGACCATAAAATAAAAACAGCAGGACTTACCACTCAGAGATTAGAATTAAGAAATGATGAAAAAACAAATACATTAACTACCGTTCAAAAAGACAATGTTGTTGTTTATAGGGCATGCGAACCAAGGGAGCACGTTAAGCAATCCAAGGACGGATTAATTCATGTTGCTAATGCCACAGATATTAAAGGTAATGAACAGATAAAACGCATTTATTCCGATGCAGGAAAGGCTCCAACGCTATCCACATGCCAAGGCGGTCATAGAGAGCCGAAAGTTGCAATTAGAAATAAGAGTAAAACTGTTCGCTCATCTGGGCGCAACTCTTATGATAGACATGAATGGGATTCTATTAGTAACTGTCATTATCGAAAATTAACACCGACAGAATGCGCTAGATTACAAACATTCCCCGATGGCTGGTGTGAAAATATAGTTTCAAACTCACAATCATATAAATGCTATGGCAATGCTTGGACTGTTGATGTTATTGCTCACATATTTAAATGTGCATACAGAGAAAATAAATACGAAGCTATTCGTCCTGTTGTTAATTACGAACAATCATGTAATGCCAATATCTGA
- a CDS encoding DUF2767 family protein has translation MNIERDAIYESVCQVVGRSVMLLNEKGYRITHKNISAILEEQRVNEESKHMIAIYSIAIDLIDK, from the coding sequence ATGAATATTGAAAGAGATGCTATTTATGAAAGTGTATGCCAAGTTGTAGGAAGGTCTGTAATGTTATTAAACGAAAAAGGTTACCGCATTACACATAAGAATATCTCAGCAATTTTAGAAGAGCAGCGTGTAAATGAAGAGAGTAAACATATGATTGCTATTTATAGTATAGCTATTGATTTGATTGATAAATAA
- a CDS encoding ERF family protein → MTAVYKAISNVAREMAETGIKKGSVNQQQGFMFRGIDAVYNALAPALVKHGLLILPRIIERTVTERQTQRGGLLFYVVVKAEFEFVSVEDGSKHTVVTYGEAMDSGDKATNKAMSIAYKYAAFQTFCIPTEETAIDADAEVHNVAPRTPDQILKDFTNSAMAITDLNILKKEFGETWKLLRKTPEQSKAKEVYNIRKSELEKM, encoded by the coding sequence ATGACAGCTGTATACAAAGCTATTAGTAATGTTGCTAGAGAAATGGCTGAAACGGGCATTAAAAAAGGAAGTGTAAATCAACAACAAGGATTTATGTTCAGAGGAATTGACGCGGTATATAACGCTCTCGCTCCTGCTCTAGTTAAGCATGGGTTGCTTATTCTTCCACGGATCATTGAACGTACCGTCACGGAAAGACAAACACAAAGAGGTGGCTTGTTATTTTATGTCGTAGTGAAAGCTGAGTTTGAATTTGTTTCTGTTGAAGATGGAAGCAAACACACGGTTGTGACTTATGGTGAAGCAATGGATAGCGGAGACAAAGCCACAAATAAAGCCATGTCTATTGCATATAAATACGCAGCTTTCCAAACATTTTGTATACCAACTGAAGAAACGGCAATCGATGCGGATGCAGAAGTCCACAATGTAGCACCGAGAACACCAGATCAAATATTGAAAGATTTTACTAATTCAGCAATGGCTATTACAGATCTCAATATTTTGAAAAAAGAATTTGGTGAAACATGGAAGTTACTCAGAAAAACGCCTGAACAATCAAAAGCAAAGGAAGTATATAACATCAGAAAATCAGAATTGGAGAAGATGTAA
- a CDS encoding Cro/CI family transcriptional regulator encodes MEKVPLTKFATELGQHKTAELLGVRQSAISKAILKKRNIFIIRKQDGTVEAEEVKPFPSGK; translated from the coding sequence ATGGAAAAAGTCCCTCTTACTAAATTTGCTACTGAGCTAGGACAACACAAAACGGCTGAATTGTTAGGTGTTAGGCAAAGCGCAATAAGTAAAGCAATTTTAAAGAAAAGAAATATTTTCATTATCAGAAAACAAGATGGAACAGTTGAGGCTGAAGAAGTTAAGCCGTTTCCATCAGGAAAATAA
- a CDS encoding LexA family protein encodes MKKKPITDEQKADALRLKNIFEAKKKELSLSQETLGDSIGMGQSAIAQLLNGVNALNIENAAKLAEALQVTVDEFSPSLAKEIRGMFKAVSPLKTPSMNEKYQYPLFTKVQAGAFSTEFNSYTQKDAVYWIPTAKKASERAFWLEVEGQSMTAPPGGKPSFPEGMLILVDPEEEVEFGDFCVARLLNDEFTFKRLIREGGIEYLEPLNPRYDLIPINGNCTIIGKVIKSQWPDDTF; translated from the coding sequence ATGAAAAAAAAACCGATCACAGATGAACAAAAAGCTGACGCTCTTCGCCTAAAAAATATATTTGAGGCAAAAAAGAAAGAGCTCAGCTTGTCACAAGAAACCCTTGGTGATTCAATCGGCATGGGGCAAAGTGCCATTGCTCAATTATTGAATGGCGTAAATGCATTAAATATAGAGAATGCAGCTAAGCTAGCAGAAGCATTGCAAGTCACTGTTGATGAATTTAGCCCATCTCTAGCCAAAGAAATTAGAGGTATGTTTAAAGCTGTCAGCCCATTAAAAACACCAAGTATGAATGAAAAATACCAGTACCCTCTATTTACAAAGGTACAAGCTGGCGCTTTCTCAACAGAATTTAACTCATACACTCAGAAAGATGCTGTGTATTGGATACCGACAGCTAAGAAAGCTAGTGAGCGCGCTTTCTGGTTAGAAGTTGAAGGGCAATCAATGACAGCCCCACCTGGAGGAAAGCCAAGTTTTCCAGAAGGAATGCTAATTCTGGTAGATCCTGAAGAAGAAGTCGAGTTCGGAGATTTCTGTGTTGCTCGTTTACTGAATGATGAATTTACATTCAAACGACTTATTAGAGAAGGCGGGATTGAGTATCTAGAGCCATTAAACCCACGCTATGACCTGATCCCCATTAATGGGAATTGCACAATCATAGGTAAGGTAATCAAGTCACAATGGCCTGACGACACGTTTTAG
- a CDS encoding acylphosphatase translates to MKIGREYIIQGRVQGVGFRFFTYQWMKKQPITGYVWNRDDDSVGVKAFAEENALKEFEDWLEAGGPRSAKITFWSATSCEYEPMADFSIRHYE, encoded by the coding sequence ATGAAAATCGGTAGAGAATATATTATTCAAGGACGTGTTCAAGGTGTTGGTTTTCGTTTTTTTACTTATCAGTGGATGAAAAAACAGCCAATAACAGGGTATGTTTGGAATCGTGATGATGATAGCGTGGGAGTAAAGGCTTTTGCGGAAGAAAATGCATTAAAAGAATTTGAAGATTGGTTAGAAGCTGGTGGTCCAAGAAGTGCCAAAATTACATTTTGGTCAGCGACATCTTGTGAATATGAACCAATGGCAGACTTTTCAATCCGCCATTATGAGTAA
- the tusE gene encoding sulfurtransferase TusE: MFVFNGKEIETDSHGYLKNSNEWNEDMVPTLAELEEIELTEQHWEIIRFVRQFYLEFNTSPAIRMLVKALAQKYGDEKGNSRYLYRLFPKGPAKQATKLAGLPKPVKCI, from the coding sequence ATGTTTGTATTTAACGGAAAAGAAATCGAGACAGATAGTCACGGTTATTTAAAAAATAGCAATGAGTGGAATGAAGATATGGTTCCAACATTAGCTGAACTAGAAGAAATTGAGCTTACAGAACAACATTGGGAGATTATCCGTTTTGTTCGCCAGTTTTATTTAGAATTTAATACCTCCCCTGCTATTCGGATGTTAGTAAAAGCGCTTGCACAAAAATATGGCGATGAAAAAGGAAATAGCCGTTATCTTTATCGTTTGTTTCCTAAAGGCCCTGCAAAACAAGCGACAAAACTTGCTGGTTTACCAAAACCCGTTAAATGTATTTAA
- a CDS encoding helix-turn-helix transcriptional regulator translates to MEYKLLRLDEVLDRTGYSKSWTYKLIDKGEFPKQVKIGSRSVRFIESEVDEWIEQRINNARCPENTLN, encoded by the coding sequence ATGGAATATAAATTATTACGCTTGGATGAAGTTTTAGATAGAACGGGATATAGCAAGTCATGGACTTACAAATTAATAGATAAAGGAGAGTTTCCAAAGCAGGTAAAAATAGGATCACGTTCGGTTCGTTTTATTGAAAGCGAAGTGGATGAATGGATAGAGCAACGAATTAATAATGCTCGTTGCCCTGAAAATACCCTCAATTGA
- a CDS encoding MT-A70 family methyltransferase translates to MKKYDLILCDPPWSYNNKVSNGAADNHYNTTDLYSLSRLPIEKHSSKNAVLFMWYTGNFALEAIKLTEAWDFKVKNMFGFAWVKLNKNAGDRINKKPPEDFFDFMEILNNKTKINCGNYTRQNIEMCLIATRDNGLPRKSASVRQVIYSCLGEHSEKPKEIHYRLEELYGDVPRLELFAREKYGDWDVYGNQVEGSIKLI, encoded by the coding sequence ATGAAAAAATATGACTTGATATTGTGCGATCCACCTTGGTCTTACAATAACAAAGTTTCAAATGGCGCAGCAGATAATCATTACAACACCACCGATTTATATTCCCTCTCTCGATTACCAATAGAAAAACACTCCTCTAAAAATGCCGTACTGTTTATGTGGTACACCGGAAACTTTGCACTCGAAGCAATTAAATTAACCGAAGCATGGGATTTTAAAGTTAAAAACATGTTCGGGTTCGCATGGGTGAAATTAAATAAAAATGCAGGAGATAGAATAAATAAAAAACCACCAGAAGATTTCTTTGACTTTATGGAAATATTAAACAATAAGACGAAGATTAATTGCGGTAATTACACTCGTCAAAATATTGAAATGTGTTTAATAGCCACAAGAGATAATGGATTACCTCGTAAGTCTGCAAGTGTTAGGCAAGTTATTTATTCATGTCTTGGTGAGCATAGCGAAAAGCCAAAAGAAATACATTATAGGTTAGAAGAATTATACGGAGATGTTCCTCGACTCGAATTATTTGCACGAGAGAAATATGGTGATTGGGATGTATATGGCAACCAAGTAGAAGGAAGCATTAAATTAATATAG